Proteins encoded by one window of Polaribacter haliotis:
- a CDS encoding DUF2061 domain-containing protein, producing the protein MILNQIIFSKKAQSRGFEEDKTSEKPLRSVVKALSWRAIGTLDTLVVSYFLTGEITLAASIASVDFVTKLVLYFFHERIWNKIKWGK; encoded by the coding sequence ATGATTTTAAACCAAATCATTTTTAGTAAAAAAGCACAAAGTAGAGGTTTTGAAGAAGATAAAACTTCAGAAAAACCTTTGCGAAGTGTGGTAAAAGCATTGAGCTGGAGAGCAATTGGTACGTTAGATACTTTAGTCGTTTCTTACTTTTTAACAGGAGAAATAACTTTAGCAGCTTCAATTGCATCAGTAGATTTTGTAACAAAACTGGTTTTATATTTCTTTCACGAAAGAATTTGGAACAAAATAAAATGGGGAAAGTAA
- a CDS encoding RrF2 family transcriptional regulator, protein MLSKKTKYGIKALTYLARLENRVPVQIATISKSENISLKFLESILLTLRKNDILGSKKGKGGGYYLLKEPSEIQMTTVMRILEGPIAMVPCVSLNFYKKCEDCPDENTCAVNKLMIQVRDSSLQIFRNTSLADLCCS, encoded by the coding sequence ATGCTTTCAAAAAAGACAAAATACGGAATTAAAGCGCTTACTTATTTAGCAAGATTAGAAAACAGAGTACCTGTTCAAATTGCTACAATTTCTAAAAGCGAAAATATTTCACTTAAATTTTTAGAAAGTATTCTATTAACACTTCGTAAAAACGACATTTTAGGCTCTAAAAAAGGAAAAGGTGGTGGTTATTATTTATTAAAAGAACCATCAGAAATTCAAATGACCACTGTTATGCGAATTTTAGAAGGGCCAATTGCAATGGTACCTTGTGTTAGCTTAAATTTTTATAAAAAATGTGAAGATTGTCCAGATGAAAATACTTGTGCAGTAAACAAGTTAATGATTCAAGTAAGAGACAGTTCTTTACAGATTTTCAGAAATACTTCTTTAGCAGATTTGTGTTGTAGTTAG
- a CDS encoding O-succinylhomoserine sulfhydrylase, producing the protein MSKHFETEAIRNQTERSQFSEHSTPLYLTSSFVFDDAEEMRASFAEEKQRNLYSRFTNPNTTEFTDKIVQMEGAEAGYAFATGMSAIFSTFAALLNAGDHVVSCRSVFGSTHSMFTKFLPKWNIETSYFKVDEVDLVESLIKENTKILYIETPTNPAVDILDLELIGKIAKKHKLIFIVDNCFATPYVQQPIKFGADLVIHSATKLIDGQGRVLGGVTVGNKELMREIYLFARNTGPAMSPFNAWVLSKSLETLAIRVEKHSENALKVAEFLETQENVELVKYPFLKSHPQYKIAKNQMSLGGNIVAFEIKGGIEAGRKFLDNIKMCSLSANLGDTRTIVTHPSSTTHGRLSEEDRLEVGITKGLVRVSVGLENVVDIIADLEQALNA; encoded by the coding sequence ATGAGCAAACATTTCGAAACAGAGGCAATAAGAAATCAGACAGAAAGATCTCAATTTTCTGAACATTCTACACCATTATATTTAACATCGAGTTTTGTTTTTGACGATGCAGAAGAAATGAGAGCTTCATTTGCAGAAGAAAAACAACGTAATTTATATAGTAGATTCACAAACCCAAATACAACAGAATTTACAGATAAAATTGTACAAATGGAAGGTGCAGAAGCAGGTTATGCTTTTGCAACAGGAATGTCTGCAATATTTTCAACATTTGCAGCTTTATTAAATGCTGGTGATCATGTAGTTTCTTGTAGATCTGTTTTTGGTTCTACACACAGTATGTTTACAAAGTTTTTACCAAAATGGAATATAGAAACTTCATATTTTAAAGTTGATGAAGTTGATTTGGTAGAAAGCTTAATTAAAGAAAATACCAAAATCTTATATATTGAAACACCTACAAATCCTGCTGTAGATATTTTAGATTTAGAATTGATTGGTAAAATTGCAAAAAAACATAAACTTATTTTTATTGTAGATAATTGTTTTGCAACACCTTATGTACAACAGCCAATTAAGTTTGGTGCAGATTTGGTTATTCATTCTGCAACAAAATTAATAGACGGACAAGGAAGAGTTTTAGGTGGAGTTACAGTTGGAAACAAAGAATTAATGCGAGAAATTTATTTATTCGCAAGAAATACTGGGCCAGCAATGTCTCCTTTTAATGCTTGGGTTTTATCAAAAAGTTTAGAAACTTTGGCAATAAGAGTAGAAAAACATTCAGAAAATGCTTTAAAAGTTGCAGAATTTTTAGAAACTCAAGAAAATGTTGAGTTGGTAAAATATCCTTTTTTGAAATCGCATCCACAATATAAAATTGCTAAAAATCAAATGAGTTTGGGCGGAAATATTGTCGCTTTCGAAATAAAAGGAGGAATTGAAGCTGGAAGAAAATTTCTTGACAATATAAAAATGTGCTCACTTTCTGCAAATTTAGGAGATACAAGAACTATTGTTACACATCCATCATCTACAACTCATGGTAGACTTTCTGAAGAAGATAGATTAGAAGTTGGTATTACAAAAGGTTTGGTTAGAGTTTCTGTTGGTTTAGAAAATGTGGTAGATATTATTGCAGATTTAGAGCAAGCCTTAAACGCATAA